In one window of Frigoriglobus tundricola DNA:
- a CDS encoding IS701 family transposase, whose protein sequence is MILPPEAHPLVQVLALHFTSPTYQRVSTLLVGARVTTGRRTVANLLRTLRHLAPGHRTTYQRTRSRAPWSGLALGCALVRFLLDHVVPDGPVALVGDDTVDGHPGPKVYGKGRHRDPVRSSHSYTAFRYGHKWVVLAVLVTFPFATRRWALPVLIDLYRSKEDDQKRNRPHRTPARIMCGLLRLLLIRFPDRTFVFAGDSGYGTHEVARFCHRHRARLTLVSKLHPGANLFDPPPPYAGHGRPRRKGARRPKPSQAVATATTFTRLNVGWYGGGKRDVETLEGTGHWYKAGQPLVPLRWVFVRDKSGTHRDEYFFTTDARLSPTSVIDYYCGRWNIETTFQEARSCLGLETTRGWCPKTVLRAGPCLLGLYSVVAILFHALPESKRTGAVAWPGKATVTFSDALCAIRRWLWAEAVLPQAGDSLALEKLPEPVWELLLTSLAPAA, encoded by the coding sequence ATGATTCTACCACCCGAGGCGCACCCGCTGGTGCAGGTTCTGGCCCTGCACTTCACCAGCCCGACCTACCAACGGGTCTCCACACTCCTGGTCGGGGCGCGGGTGACCACCGGGCGGCGGACGGTCGCCAACCTGCTCCGCACGCTCCGGCACCTCGCACCCGGTCACCGCACCACCTACCAGCGTACCCGGTCCCGTGCCCCGTGGTCCGGATTGGCGCTCGGCTGCGCCCTGGTCCGGTTCCTCCTCGACCATGTGGTTCCCGACGGTCCGGTGGCGTTGGTCGGCGACGACACGGTTGATGGGCACCCGGGTCCCAAGGTGTATGGCAAGGGCCGTCACCGCGACCCGGTGCGCTCGTCCCACTCCTACACCGCCTTTCGGTACGGGCACAAGTGGGTGGTTCTGGCCGTCCTCGTCACGTTCCCGTTCGCCACCCGGCGCTGGGCCTTGCCCGTCCTCATCGACTTGTACCGGTCCAAAGAGGACGACCAGAAGCGGAACCGGCCGCACCGCACACCGGCCCGAATCATGTGCGGGTTACTGCGCCTGCTGCTGATCCGATTCCCGGACCGAACCTTCGTATTCGCCGGGGATTCGGGGTACGGAACCCACGAGGTCGCCCGGTTCTGCCACCGCCATCGGGCGCGGCTGACGCTGGTCAGCAAGTTGCACCCGGGGGCCAACCTGTTCGACCCGCCCCCGCCGTACGCGGGCCACGGCCGGCCCCGACGCAAGGGGGCACGCCGGCCCAAGCCGAGCCAAGCGGTCGCCACCGCCACAACCTTCACCCGTCTGAACGTCGGGTGGTACGGTGGCGGGAAGCGGGATGTCGAGACCCTCGAGGGCACCGGGCACTGGTACAAGGCGGGCCAACCGCTGGTTCCGCTCCGGTGGGTATTCGTCCGAGACAAGAGCGGAACGCATCGGGACGAATACTTCTTCACGACCGACGCGCGATTGAGCCCGACGAGTGTCATCGATTATTACTGCGGGCGTTGGAATATCGAGACCACGTTCCAAGAGGCGCGCTCGTGTTTGGGCCTGGAGACCACCCGCGGGTGGTGCCCGAAGACCGTGCTGCGCGCCGGCCCGTGCCTGCTGGGCCTGTACTCGGTCGTCGCGATCCTGTTCCACGCGCTGCCCGAATCGAAGCGAACTGGGGCCGTGGCGTGGCCCGGGAAAGCGACGGTGACGTTCTCGGACGCCTTGTGTGCGATCCGCCGGTGGCTCTGGGCCGAGGCCGTTTTACCACAGGCCGGGGACAGCTTGGCTCTTGAGAAACTCCCCGAGCCCGTGTGGGAACTGCTGCTCACTTCGCTCGCCCCGGCGGCTTGA
- a CDS encoding ISAzo13 family transposase → MSDLEATKTRYEVLGPLLDERLLRLWAAREARAIGSGGAYQVAAATGMSLKAIQTGLGELDLLEALPDGLPLTPVPGRRSNGQRSQPRVRLPGGGRKWTEDKDPTILPALELLLADEVAGDPMGRQRWVRSSLRHLSERLAAQGHSASPTTVSRLLKGLGFSQKSNKRKLGAVGRCPERDAQFLYIAAQRQTFTAAGLPIVSVDTKKKELIGNFRNGGRSWCRSAPEVDEHDFPSKAVCQAVPFGVYDVTKNAGFVVVGTSYNTPQFAVSAIARWWQAEGRDAYPGADRLLILADGGGGNGSRAGAWKVNLQERLCNRHRLTVTVCHYPPGCSKWNPVEHRLFSQISKNWEGQPLRSLDLMLGYIRGTTTRTGLRVSAELDDATYPKGQKVTRDDLGKVSFKPHADCPIRNYTISPQIADQQA, encoded by the coding sequence ATGTCAGACCTGGAAGCCACCAAGACCCGGTACGAGGTTCTCGGGCCGCTTTTGGACGAGCGACTGCTCCGCCTCTGGGCAGCTAGGGAGGCCAGAGCGATCGGATCCGGCGGGGCCTATCAAGTCGCGGCCGCAACGGGGATGTCGCTGAAGGCCATCCAGACCGGATTGGGCGAGTTGGATCTGTTGGAGGCGTTGCCGGATGGGCTCCCGCTCACCCCTGTGCCCGGCAGGCGGTCGAACGGACAGCGGTCGCAACCCCGTGTCCGTCTTCCGGGAGGCGGTCGCAAGTGGACCGAAGATAAGGATCCGACGATCCTTCCGGCCCTGGAGTTACTGCTCGCTGACGAGGTAGCGGGTGATCCGATGGGCAGGCAGCGGTGGGTACGGAGCAGCCTCCGGCACCTGAGTGAACGGCTCGCGGCCCAAGGCCACTCGGCCAGTCCGACCACCGTGTCCCGCCTCCTCAAGGGGCTCGGCTTCTCCCAGAAGTCGAATAAGCGCAAGCTGGGCGCGGTCGGGCGGTGCCCGGAGCGAGACGCGCAGTTCCTCTACATTGCCGCGCAGCGGCAGACCTTCACGGCAGCGGGCCTGCCGATTGTGAGCGTGGACACCAAGAAGAAGGAACTGATCGGCAACTTCCGGAACGGCGGGCGGAGTTGGTGCCGGAGCGCGCCGGAGGTGGACGAGCACGACTTCCCGAGCAAGGCCGTCTGTCAGGCTGTTCCCTTCGGTGTCTACGATGTGACGAAGAACGCCGGCTTCGTCGTCGTCGGGACGTCTTACAACACGCCGCAGTTCGCGGTCAGCGCGATCGCGCGGTGGTGGCAGGCAGAAGGTCGGGACGCCTACCCCGGAGCCGACCGGCTCCTGATCTTGGCGGACGGCGGCGGCGGAAACGGGAGCCGAGCGGGTGCCTGGAAGGTGAACCTGCAGGAGCGGCTCTGTAATCGACATCGGCTCACCGTGACCGTCTGCCACTACCCGCCGGGGTGCTCGAAGTGGAACCCGGTCGAGCACCGCCTGTTCAGCCAGATCAGTAAGAACTGGGAGGGACAGCCGCTCCGGTCACTCGATCTCATGCTCGGCTACATCCGGGGGACGACCACCCGAACCGGGCTACGCGTGTCCGCCGAACTCGACGACGCCACCTACCCCAAAGGGCAGAAGGTCACGCGAGACGACCTCGGGAAGGTGTCGTTCAAGCCCCACGCGGACTGTCCGATCCGGAACTACACCATCAGCCCACAGATCGCCGATCAGCAGGCTTGA
- a CDS encoding DUF1501 domain-containing protein: MLTRRSLLKSAPLLALAPTVPAFLARTARAAGPGPDARVLVVLQLDGGNDALNTVVPFADPEYAKLRPRLRIGAARVVKLNDALGLHPALKPLDELWTGGRLAVVPGVGYPNPSRSHFESMAIWHTARFGAEETRTSYGWLGRALDSGGGESCVVSPEAPQAVRGRRAAAVSLTRTADLLLADPDAVKAAVGAPAQQADDVLAFVRRQASDAVASAEKVEAMTREKSGAPYPASGLGQKLKLVARLLKAGSGSRVYYATQGGYDTHAQQPFAHANLVSEFADAVAAFFADLTAAQVADRVALLAFSEFGRTIRENDSAGTDHGTAGCVFVAGPGVGGGVIGTAPSLTDLTAGEPKMTTDFRRVYAAALSEWLGLPAKGLGEPMPPVGVFRK; this comes from the coding sequence ATGCTCACGCGCCGCTCGCTCCTGAAATCCGCGCCGCTGCTCGCGCTCGCGCCGACCGTGCCCGCGTTCCTGGCACGGACCGCTCGGGCCGCCGGGCCGGGGCCGGACGCCCGGGTTCTTGTCGTCTTGCAACTCGACGGCGGGAACGACGCCCTGAACACGGTCGTGCCGTTCGCCGATCCGGAGTACGCCAAGCTCCGCCCGCGCCTGAGGATCGGAGCGGCGCGCGTGGTCAAGCTGAACGACGCGCTGGGCCTGCACCCGGCGCTGAAGCCGCTCGACGAGCTGTGGACCGGTGGGCGCCTCGCGGTCGTCCCGGGGGTCGGGTACCCGAACCCGAGCCGGTCGCACTTCGAGAGCATGGCGATCTGGCACACGGCCCGGTTCGGCGCCGAGGAGACGCGCACGAGCTACGGTTGGCTCGGCCGCGCGCTCGACTCGGGCGGCGGGGAATCGTGTGTCGTGAGTCCCGAGGCCCCGCAGGCGGTCCGCGGCCGGCGCGCCGCGGCGGTTTCGCTCACCCGCACCGCGGACCTGCTCCTCGCCGACCCCGATGCCGTCAAAGCCGCCGTCGGCGCGCCGGCGCAACAAGCGGACGACGTGCTCGCGTTCGTTCGGCGCCAGGCGAGCGACGCCGTCGCGAGTGCCGAAAAGGTCGAAGCCATGACCCGAGAGAAGTCGGGAGCGCCGTACCCGGCGAGCGGGCTCGGTCAGAAGCTGAAACTCGTCGCCCGGTTGCTCAAGGCCGGCTCGGGGTCCCGCGTGTACTACGCCACACAGGGCGGGTACGACACGCACGCGCAACAGCCGTTCGCCCACGCCAACCTGGTTTCCGAATTCGCGGACGCGGTGGCCGCGTTCTTCGCCGACCTGACCGCCGCGCAGGTGGCCGATCGGGTCGCGCTCCTGGCGTTCAGCGAGTTCGGGCGCACGATCCGGGAGAACGACTCGGCCGGAACCGACCACGGCACCGCGGGCTGTGTCTTCGTGGCCGGCCCCGGCGTGGGGGGCGGCGTGATCGGGACCGCACCGAGCCTGACGGACCTGACCGCCGGTGAACCGAAGATGACGACGGACTTTCGCCGCGTGTACGCGGCCGCGCTTTCCGAGTGGCTCGGGCTCCCGGCAAAGGGGCTCGGAGAGCCGATGCCCCCGGTGGGCGTGTTCCGAAAGTAG
- a CDS encoding DUF1800 domain-containing protein, with translation MTTKYWDAYEPDAKAPWNLLRVVHLHRRAAFAAPWDDLQRDVKAGPGAAVERLLKGESTAHTPADFALTAGVLTDAAASVGDLNRLKAAWFYRMLFGPDPVRERLALLWHDHFATGNAKVNNVGAMRRQSDLFRTHARDRFAVLLNAVVRDPALLEYLDAPANRRGHPNENLARELMELFTLGVGNYTEDDVKNAARCLTGWGVEENAFAERPERHDDGEKTVLGRTGKWTGTDLVNQLLRHPATATRLARKLVAAFFGESACPDDAVQELATGLRARDLDVSGAVGTVLRSRLFFAEANVRSRVAAPAEFVVGSARALGLFDPAPSTLAMADWSARMGQDLFDPPNVGGWLGGRAWINSRALIARANYAAALIEGPNAGRRDAYDPAAAAQSAGFGTARADVLTYHHRLLFGTDPGAEIGTRLARLDGRKLVIALLSAPEAQLG, from the coding sequence ATGACAACGAAATATTGGGACGCCTACGAACCGGACGCGAAGGCGCCGTGGAACCTGCTCCGCGTGGTTCACCTGCACCGCCGGGCGGCGTTCGCCGCGCCCTGGGACGACCTCCAGCGCGATGTGAAAGCCGGTCCCGGCGCCGCGGTCGAGCGCCTGCTGAAGGGCGAAAGCACCGCGCACACCCCCGCCGACTTTGCACTCACCGCGGGCGTGTTGACCGACGCCGCCGCATCAGTCGGCGACCTCAACCGGCTCAAGGCCGCGTGGTTCTACCGGATGCTGTTCGGCCCGGACCCGGTCCGCGAGCGGCTCGCGCTCCTGTGGCACGATCACTTCGCCACCGGAAACGCGAAAGTGAATAACGTCGGGGCCATGCGGCGCCAGAGCGACCTGTTTCGCACGCACGCACGGGACCGGTTTGCCGTGTTGCTGAACGCGGTCGTGCGCGATCCGGCGCTCCTCGAATACCTCGACGCGCCCGCCAACCGGAGGGGCCACCCGAACGAGAACCTGGCCCGCGAACTGATGGAACTCTTCACTCTGGGCGTCGGCAACTACACCGAGGACGATGTGAAGAACGCCGCCCGCTGCCTCACCGGATGGGGCGTGGAGGAGAACGCGTTCGCGGAGCGACCGGAGCGCCACGACGACGGCGAAAAGACCGTCCTGGGCCGGACGGGCAAGTGGACCGGTACCGATCTCGTGAACCAGTTGCTCCGCCACCCCGCCACCGCAACGCGACTGGCGCGCAAGCTCGTTGCGGCGTTCTTCGGCGAATCGGCCTGCCCCGACGATGCGGTTCAGGAGCTGGCGACCGGCCTGCGTGCGCGCGATTTGGACGTGAGCGGGGCGGTCGGCACCGTGCTCCGTTCGCGGCTGTTCTTCGCCGAAGCGAACGTCCGCTCGCGCGTCGCGGCTCCGGCGGAGTTCGTCGTCGGGTCCGCGCGAGCGCTGGGGCTGTTCGACCCGGCCCCGAGCACGCTGGCGATGGCCGATTGGTCCGCCCGGATGGGGCAGGACCTCTTCGACCCGCCCAACGTGGGCGGCTGGCTGGGCGGGCGCGCGTGGATCAACTCACGCGCACTGATCGCACGCGCGAACTACGCCGCGGCACTCATCGAAGGCCCGAACGCGGGGCGCCGGGACGCGTATGACCCCGCCGCGGCGGCGCAGTCCGCCGGCTTCGGCACCGCCCGCGCCGATGTCCTGACGTACCACCACCGGCTCCTCTTCGGCACCGACCCGGGCGCCGAGATCGGGACGCGCCTCGCGCGGCTCGATGGCCGGAAGCTCGTGATCGCGCTGCTGTCGGCCCCCGAAGCTCAGCTCGGTTGA
- a CDS encoding sigma-70 family RNA polymerase sigma factor, whose protein sequence is MSARRTAALRKVVRTVAAPDRGGATDRELLDRFVRENDQSAFETLVTRHTGMVLGVCRRALPKVQDAEDACQATFMVLARKAGAGHWQESVANWLYTTARKVARNARVAAERRARREETVAVPESVEPVDRMTGRELLAALDAALDGLPARYREPLVLCYLEGLTRDEAAYRLGVPLATLHTRIDRARKRLHEVLTKAGCALGAGLLALAASSPAGASPQRLVKSVLASVSGSAPAAVGELAKRAAMNGLFKTTVFALAVVGIGALCVGLVALGSTRAASEAPEPVSAPASANGAGAAAPPAEVNPAGKRVEVRGTVLGPDDKPVGGAKLFLRHWDGSRDRTVPAPQVAAGADGTFAFTMDDSEMGTLVATAPGHGLAWASLYFHPVPALTLHLTPDEPIRGRVMNLEGKPVAGVTVSVTGMFQPHKEKTLDRWLKSVRNPKDEEGVSVVPLYDYVSGFAGLLVPVTSDRDGKFEIRGLGRDRVAILRATGPAIATHELRAVTREVERFNDPLNNWGTIQGADPVVVAAPVPVTTGRVIDSASGKPIPGTVLHVEHLSQSLSATADKDGRFTLPGLPQGKPGLSVIVIPPGRAPYHPVREAVPDDATERAAFDVKLVRGIPATVKIIDKVTRKPVKSHIRYGVFPDDNPNVKAVPNVWHDREWSDAPDYIPRLSEFHIVVFPGKGLLAASAGWPQGGNYLSGVGVAAFEKYRHEGQLYGLVGATNIHVHEKHTFAAIDVPADAKEFHFTLELDPGLTMSGRLIDADGKPVVGAESFGLRNAPGDGNWAPPASDEKFAALALRDGEKRRVMFVHSERKLAGTAVVVGGAKEPVEVRMQPWGEATGRMVGADGKPVPGRIDLIYDVVRHPDLKLGSSPLCQPGSAGPEAGPDGRFRVTGLVPGLTYRWVASGWKHGEAVLPDTIAKSGQTIDLGDVVVRPKQP, encoded by the coding sequence ATGTCCGCTCGTCGAACGGCAGCGCTTCGGAAGGTGGTTCGGACGGTCGCCGCACCGGACCGCGGAGGGGCGACCGATCGGGAGCTGCTCGACCGGTTCGTCCGAGAGAACGATCAGTCGGCGTTCGAAACCCTCGTCACACGCCACACCGGGATGGTTCTCGGCGTCTGCCGCCGGGCGCTGCCGAAGGTGCAAGACGCCGAAGACGCCTGCCAGGCCACGTTTATGGTGCTGGCGCGAAAGGCGGGCGCCGGGCACTGGCAGGAATCCGTTGCCAACTGGCTCTACACGACCGCGCGGAAGGTGGCACGTAACGCCCGCGTCGCGGCCGAGCGCCGGGCGCGCCGCGAGGAGACCGTCGCGGTGCCGGAGTCCGTGGAACCGGTCGATCGCATGACCGGTCGCGAACTGCTCGCGGCGCTCGACGCCGCGCTCGACGGGCTCCCGGCCCGGTACCGTGAGCCGCTCGTGCTGTGCTACCTCGAAGGGCTCACCCGCGACGAGGCCGCATACCGGCTCGGCGTTCCGCTGGCGACGCTTCACACCCGCATCGACCGGGCACGGAAGCGGTTGCACGAGGTCCTGACGAAAGCCGGCTGCGCGCTGGGTGCGGGGCTGCTGGCACTCGCGGCCTCCTCACCCGCGGGTGCCTCCCCGCAGCGGTTAGTAAAGTCCGTTCTCGCGAGTGTGTCGGGTTCCGCTCCGGCGGCCGTTGGTGAGTTGGCAAAGAGGGCTGCCATGAATGGGCTGTTCAAAACAACGGTGTTTGCGCTCGCGGTTGTCGGCATCGGCGCGCTCTGTGTCGGACTCGTCGCGCTCGGTTCGACCCGTGCGGCCAGCGAGGCGCCGGAACCGGTCTCGGCGCCGGCGTCCGCGAACGGAGCGGGTGCGGCGGCCCCGCCGGCTGAGGTGAATCCGGCCGGGAAGCGCGTCGAGGTGAGGGGCACCGTTCTCGGGCCGGACGACAAGCCCGTCGGCGGCGCGAAGCTGTTCCTGCGTCATTGGGACGGGTCGCGTGACCGGACCGTGCCCGCGCCGCAAGTGGCCGCGGGCGCGGACGGCACCTTCGCGTTCACAATGGACGATTCCGAGATGGGAACCCTCGTCGCCACGGCGCCCGGACACGGACTCGCCTGGGCCTCGCTGTACTTTCACCCGGTTCCGGCGCTCACGCTCCACTTGACCCCCGACGAGCCGATCCGCGGGCGGGTGATGAACCTTGAAGGGAAGCCGGTCGCGGGTGTCACGGTGTCCGTGACCGGCATGTTTCAGCCCCACAAGGAGAAAACGCTCGACCGCTGGCTGAAGTCGGTCCGAAATCCGAAGGACGAAGAAGGCGTGTCCGTGGTCCCGCTGTACGACTACGTGTCCGGCTTCGCGGGGCTGCTCGTGCCGGTCACGTCCGACCGCGACGGGAAATTCGAGATCCGCGGGCTGGGGCGCGACCGCGTCGCGATCCTCCGTGCCACCGGCCCGGCCATCGCGACACACGAACTGAGAGCCGTCACGCGGGAGGTCGAACGGTTCAACGACCCGCTCAACAACTGGGGCACGATTCAGGGGGCCGATCCCGTCGTGGTCGCGGCGCCCGTGCCGGTCACGACCGGGCGGGTAATTGACAGCGCAAGTGGCAAGCCGATACCGGGGACGGTCCTGCACGTCGAACACCTGTCGCAAAGTTTGAGTGCGACCGCGGACAAGGACGGGCGGTTCACGCTCCCCGGGTTGCCGCAGGGGAAGCCGGGGCTCTCGGTCATCGTGATCCCGCCGGGCCGCGCGCCGTACCACCCGGTTCGTGAGGCCGTGCCCGACGACGCCACCGAGCGGGCCGCGTTCGACGTGAAGTTGGTTCGCGGCATCCCGGCGACGGTGAAGATCATCGACAAGGTGACCCGCAAGCCGGTGAAATCGCACATCCGGTACGGCGTGTTTCCGGACGACAACCCGAACGTAAAGGCCGTGCCGAACGTGTGGCACGACCGTGAGTGGAGCGACGCGCCGGACTACATCCCCAGGCTGTCCGAGTTCCACATCGTGGTGTTTCCGGGGAAAGGATTGTTGGCCGCCTCCGCCGGGTGGCCCCAGGGCGGGAATTATCTGAGCGGTGTCGGCGTGGCGGCGTTCGAGAAGTACCGGCACGAGGGTCAGTTGTACGGGCTCGTCGGTGCGACCAACATTCACGTTCACGAGAAGCACACGTTCGCCGCGATCGACGTACCGGCGGACGCAAAGGAGTTTCATTTCACGCTCGAACTGGACCCCGGGCTCACGATGTCCGGCCGACTGATCGATGCCGATGGTAAGCCGGTTGTCGGGGCCGAGAGCTTTGGGTTGAGGAACGCCCCCGGTGACGGCAACTGGGCGCCGCCCGCGAGCGACGAGAAATTTGCCGCGCTGGCGCTAAGGGATGGCGAAAAGCGTCGGGTGATGTTCGTTCACTCCGAGCGCAAGTTGGCCGGCACAGCCGTTGTGGTGGGCGGGGCGAAAGAACCGGTCGAGGTGCGGATGCAGCCGTGGGGCGAGGCGACCGGGCGCATGGTCGGCGCCGATGGTAAACCGGTGCCGGGCCGGATCGATTTGATTTACGACGTGGTCCGACACCCCGACCTGAAACTCGGCTCGTCGCCGCTGTGTCAACCCGGATCCGCCGGCCCGGAGGCCGGCCCGGACGGTCGGTTCCGGGTGACCGGTCTGGTGCCCGGACTGACGTACCGGTGGGTCGCTAGTGGATGGAAACACGGGGAGGCCGTTCTACCGGACACGATTGCGAAATCGGGCCAGACGATCGACCTGGGTGACGTCGTGGTGCGGCCCAAACAACCGTAA
- a CDS encoding sigma-70 family RNA polymerase sigma factor, which translates to MPRALAQLAARLRREPVSPDADATDRDLLTRFLRDQDEAAFEVLVVRHARLVGSAIAKVLADPHDAEDAFQATFLILVRRARSIDWGTGFGPWLYGVAHRVAVKVRDASRTRARREKGGGSRPAPPSPIDLSWREACALLHAELDRLPDRYRLPLLLCHLEGKTRDEAAAALQVTVGTVKGRLERGRELLRTRLARRGVALSVALVAAVAAPGAHAVPPPVSVTLRAARGGASDRVLTLTREFAMSSVLSQFAQSVAGVLGVVAVASVLLAAGAGVPTHATDEKRTPPAPQPGAVKTAEEPKGTTKTDAFVVNVQVKKPDGKPAAGANVWVWADDQKLTEGRTDANGRADLTVPKFFERVTVFASAPEYGPDWSESRPVAPGKPAAGSPTELTLVENERAIEARFTDLEGRPLANLPVEVLRLAKLYPGQTWAEFRAKRAADDLALQSLPRVRGTAAGLPKQLSTDKDGRIKLTGVGKDRLVSLATAGQTHEYTLVRIVCRELEKSEELPGHEPLCGARGTVPLAPARTLTGTVRDARTGAPVPGMKVTDIGFHLTGAVTDKDGKFTLHGMKKQREYALAFGSLGVAPYFDLNESLPDTPGFEPLPIDVKVYRGVVATGRVTDDRGRPLRGHMFYHWTDDNPNVAEYGRGTRAGYRVSNWGDLDADGRYKLLVIPGPGLVGVCARPERLFPRLDAQKESAPRKVYSWPGAPLHALREVNFDPGNEKTFVHNFSLTPGAVCDLTIRGEGGKLTERLLAVGQSEAAEAQPVVGATLKLTGLSPTRARAVVFMDDAKTVGAVAAVTGGAGTPVTVTLEKLGAVSGRLRTADGSPAIGAEVRVRLLLDRAKYDNLPDEVFTTLGVSGIEPGAWKHFTGRTARTDKDGTFTLTGLLPGQEYHLIAGFNVEKMGGELLHERNGVTVKPGGTTDLGDLNPKK; encoded by the coding sequence ATGCCCCGCGCGCTCGCGCAACTCGCCGCCCGGCTTCGACGCGAACCCGTCTCGCCCGACGCGGACGCCACCGACCGCGACCTGCTCACACGCTTCCTCCGTGACCAGGACGAAGCCGCATTCGAGGTGCTCGTGGTGCGGCACGCGCGCCTCGTCGGGTCGGCGATCGCCAAGGTGCTCGCCGACCCGCACGACGCCGAGGACGCGTTCCAGGCGACCTTTCTGATTCTGGTCCGGCGCGCCCGATCGATCGACTGGGGCACCGGGTTCGGGCCGTGGCTCTACGGCGTCGCGCACCGGGTCGCGGTGAAGGTGCGGGACGCGAGCCGGACCCGGGCGCGCCGCGAGAAAGGGGGCGGGTCGCGGCCGGCGCCCCCGAGCCCGATCGACCTCTCGTGGCGCGAAGCGTGCGCGCTGCTCCACGCCGAACTCGACCGGCTCCCCGACCGGTACCGGCTCCCGCTCCTGCTCTGCCATCTGGAGGGCAAGACCCGCGACGAGGCCGCGGCGGCGCTCCAGGTGACGGTCGGCACCGTCAAGGGCCGGCTGGAGCGCGGCCGGGAGCTGCTCCGCACGCGGCTCGCCCGGCGCGGGGTGGCACTTTCGGTCGCGCTGGTCGCGGCGGTCGCGGCCCCCGGCGCACACGCGGTGCCTCCGCCGGTCTCTGTCACACTCCGGGCCGCTCGGGGCGGCGCTTCGGATCGCGTACTGACACTCACACGGGAGTTCGCCATGTCGTCGGTTCTGTCGCAGTTCGCCCAATCGGTGGCCGGGGTGCTCGGTGTCGTGGCGGTCGCGTCTGTACTTCTTGCGGCGGGCGCGGGCGTACCGACCCACGCGACCGACGAGAAGCGGACGCCTCCCGCCCCTCAGCCGGGCGCGGTCAAGACGGCAGAAGAGCCGAAGGGGACGACGAAGACCGACGCGTTCGTGGTGAACGTGCAGGTCAAGAAACCGGACGGGAAACCGGCGGCGGGCGCGAACGTGTGGGTCTGGGCCGACGACCAGAAGCTGACCGAAGGGCGGACCGACGCGAACGGACGCGCCGACCTGACCGTGCCGAAGTTCTTCGAGCGCGTGACGGTGTTCGCATCCGCGCCGGAATATGGCCCGGACTGGTCGGAATCGCGCCCTGTGGCACCCGGCAAGCCGGCGGCTGGTTCGCCAACGGAACTCACCCTCGTCGAAAACGAGCGCGCGATCGAGGCCCGGTTCACCGACCTCGAAGGGCGCCCGCTCGCGAACCTGCCGGTCGAGGTCCTTCGGCTCGCGAAACTGTACCCGGGTCAGACGTGGGCCGAGTTCCGCGCGAAGCGGGCCGCAGACGACCTCGCGCTCCAAAGCCTCCCGCGGGTGCGGGGGACCGCCGCCGGGCTCCCGAAGCAGTTGAGCACCGATAAGGACGGGCGAATCAAGCTGACCGGTGTCGGAAAGGACCGACTGGTTAGTCTGGCGACCGCCGGCCAGACACACGAGTACACGCTCGTCCGCATTGTGTGCCGGGAACTGGAAAAGTCGGAGGAGCTGCCCGGCCACGAACCGCTGTGCGGCGCGCGGGGCACGGTCCCCCTCGCCCCGGCCCGCACGCTCACGGGCACCGTCCGCGACGCCAGAACCGGGGCCCCGGTTCCCGGCATGAAGGTAACCGACATCGGGTTCCACTTGACCGGCGCGGTCACGGACAAGGACGGCAAGTTTACCCTGCACGGAATGAAGAAGCAGCGAGAGTACGCACTGGCGTTCGGCTCGCTCGGTGTGGCCCCGTATTTCGACCTGAACGAAAGCCTCCCTGACACGCCCGGGTTCGAACCGCTTCCAATCGACGTGAAGGTGTACCGCGGGGTGGTGGCGACCGGCCGCGTGACCGACGACCGCGGCCGCCCGCTTCGCGGGCACATGTTCTACCACTGGACGGATGACAACCCGAACGTTGCCGAATACGGCCGGGGCACGCGCGCCGGGTATCGCGTGAGCAACTGGGGCGACCTGGACGCCGACGGCCGGTACAAGCTCCTCGTGATCCCCGGTCCGGGGTTGGTCGGGGTGTGCGCGAGGCCGGAACGGCTCTTCCCGCGTCTAGACGCCCAGAAAGAAAGCGCACCGCGCAAGGTCTACAGTTGGCCGGGCGCACCGCTGCACGCACTCCGCGAGGTGAACTTCGACCCGGGGAACGAGAAGACGTTCGTTCACAACTTCTCTCTGACACCCGGCGCGGTGTGCGATCTGACCATCCGGGGGGAGGGAGGAAAACTCACCGAGCGATTGCTCGCCGTCGGACAGTCCGAAGCGGCTGAGGCGCAGCCGGTCGTGGGCGCCACGCTCAAACTCACCGGTCTGTCTCCCACGCGGGCACGAGCGGTCGTGTTCATGGATGACGCGAAAACGGTCGGTGCCGTCGCGGCCGTGACCGGCGGCGCCGGCACACCCGTGACCGTGACCCTGGAGAAACTCGGCGCGGTGTCCGGCCGGCTCCGCACCGCCGACGGCAGCCCCGCGATCGGGGCCGAGGTCCGCGTGCGGTTGCTCCTCGACCGCGCGAAGTACGACAACCTGCCCGACGAGGTGTTCACAACGCTCGGGGTGTCCGGGATCGAGCCCGGCGCGTGGAAGCACTTCACCGGCCGAACGGCCCGGACCGACAAGGACGGCACGTTCACTCTCACGGGCCTGCTTCCCGGCCAGGAGTACCACCTGATCGCTGGGTTCAACGTCGAGAAGATGGGCGGCGAACTGCTGCACGAGCGCAACGGCGTGACCGTGAAGCCCGGCGGGACGACCGACCTCGGCGACCTGAACCCGAAGAAGTGA